A single genomic interval of Cupriavidus sp. MP-37 harbors:
- the tolA gene encoding cell envelope integrity protein TolA — protein sequence MTTAAAYPYQPVKERGTLRSFLLALLMHLLLAVVLYYGVSWQSSTPVGAEAELWEEIPAATASPPPPRPQPEPEPVVQPRPAPPPPQVKSKVEDDADIALEQKKRRAEAAAREEAERKEAARKEAERKEEARKEEARKEEARKEALRKEADRKEAERREAERKEAQRKDDAKKKAAQQEQERKEQAERERKEAAEAKAKAQAEAKAKAQADAKAKAQADAKAKADAEAKAKREAAANAQRKSELARLQALAGGSGAGGGGVGNAAGAGAGGGGKASPGYADRVRRRVKPNIVFTEDVPGNPTAVVSVQLAPDGSLLSARLSKSSGNSGWDNAVLRAVERSDPLPRDENGKAPASFTITFRPKD from the coding sequence CCTACCAGCCGGTCAAGGAGCGGGGAACCCTGCGTTCCTTCCTGCTCGCGCTGCTCATGCACCTGCTGCTGGCCGTGGTGCTGTACTACGGCGTGAGCTGGCAGAGCAGCACCCCGGTCGGCGCCGAGGCCGAACTGTGGGAGGAAATCCCCGCCGCCACCGCATCTCCGCCGCCACCGCGGCCGCAGCCGGAGCCCGAGCCGGTGGTGCAGCCGCGTCCCGCCCCCCCGCCGCCCCAGGTAAAGAGCAAGGTCGAGGACGACGCCGATATCGCGCTGGAGCAGAAGAAGCGCCGGGCCGAGGCCGCCGCGCGCGAAGAAGCCGAGCGCAAGGAAGCGGCACGCAAGGAGGCCGAGCGCAAGGAAGAAGCTCGCAAGGAAGAGGCGCGCAAGGAGGAGGCGCGCAAGGAGGCCCTGCGCAAGGAGGCCGACCGCAAGGAAGCCGAGCGGCGCGAAGCCGAGCGCAAGGAAGCGCAGCGCAAGGACGACGCAAAGAAGAAGGCCGCGCAGCAGGAGCAGGAGCGCAAGGAGCAGGCCGAGCGCGAGCGCAAGGAAGCCGCCGAGGCCAAGGCCAAGGCCCAGGCGGAGGCCAAGGCGAAGGCCCAGGCAGACGCGAAGGCCAAGGCTCAGGCAGACGCCAAGGCCAAGGCGGATGCCGAGGCCAAGGCCAAGCGCGAGGCCGCCGCCAATGCCCAGCGCAAGAGCGAGCTGGCGCGGCTGCAGGCGCTGGCCGGCGGCTCGGGCGCCGGCGGTGGCGGGGTCGGCAATGCGGCCGGCGCCGGTGCCGGCGGTGGCGGCAAGGCATCGCCCGGCTATGCCGACCGCGTGCGGCGCCGCGTCAAGCCGAACATCGTCTTTACCGAGGACGTGCCGGGCAACCCGACCGCGGTGGTCTCGGTGCAGCTGGCGCCGGACGGCTCGCTGCTGTCGGCGCGGCTGTCCAAGTCCAGCGGCAATTCCGGCTGGGACAACGCCGTGCTGCGCGCGGTCGAGCGTTCCGATCCGCTGCCGCGCGATGAGAACGGCAAGGCGCCGGCCAGCTTCACCATTACCTTCCGGCCGAAGGACTGA
- the tolB gene encoding Tol-Pal system beta propeller repeat protein TolB — MRKLWAPNWLSARRHNANPPASPRASRPVPLAGRRALMAWLAAAMTMAAGAAHAQLNVEISGVGASQFPVATANFQGEAQAPQNLTAIIRSDLARSGRFRNVDPGGATVAESANVDLGSWKARGADAFVAGSVTPAAGGKYEVRFRLYDTVKGQSLGGLAFTVNQSQLRVTAHKIADYIYEKLLGERGVFATRLSYVSKVGGRYQLLISDSDGQNAQVALTSNEPIISPSWSPDGARVAYVSFEAKKPVVYVHDLASGKRTLVSNQKGNNSAPSWSPDGRHLALALSRDGNTQIYQVNADGSGIRRLSRSSAIDTEPQYSPDGKSIYFTSDRGGAPQVYRMPASGEEGGGAQRVTFKGSYNVSPRISPDGKYLAYISRGGGFKLQLQDLTNGDVTSLTDTANDEAPSFAANGKYILYATRVGGRAVLAAVSTDGRTRQVLSLQSGDVREPSWGPFMQ, encoded by the coding sequence ATGCGAAAGCTTTGGGCCCCCAACTGGCTGTCCGCGAGGCGGCACAACGCAAATCCCCCCGCATCCCCCCGCGCCAGCCGGCCGGTCCCGCTGGCGGGCCGGCGCGCGCTGATGGCGTGGCTGGCCGCCGCCATGACCATGGCCGCGGGCGCCGCGCACGCGCAGCTCAACGTTGAGATTTCGGGGGTGGGCGCGAGCCAGTTCCCGGTGGCGACCGCCAACTTCCAGGGCGAGGCGCAGGCCCCGCAGAACCTGACCGCGATCATCCGTTCGGACCTGGCGCGCAGCGGCCGTTTCCGCAACGTCGACCCGGGCGGCGCGACCGTGGCCGAGTCCGCCAATGTCGACCTGGGCAGCTGGAAGGCGCGCGGCGCCGATGCCTTCGTCGCCGGCAGCGTGACCCCGGCCGCGGGCGGCAAGTACGAAGTGCGCTTCCGCCTGTACGACACCGTCAAGGGCCAGAGCCTGGGCGGGCTGGCCTTCACCGTCAACCAGTCGCAGCTGCGCGTGACCGCGCACAAGATCGCCGACTACATCTATGAAAAGCTGCTGGGCGAGCGCGGCGTGTTTGCCACGCGCCTGTCCTACGTGTCGAAGGTGGGCGGCCGCTACCAGCTGCTGATCTCGGATTCGGACGGGCAGAACGCCCAGGTGGCGCTGACCAGCAACGAGCCCATCATCTCGCCGTCGTGGTCGCCGGACGGCGCGCGCGTGGCCTACGTCTCGTTCGAGGCCAAGAAGCCGGTGGTGTACGTGCACGACCTGGCCAGCGGCAAGCGCACGCTGGTGTCGAACCAGAAGGGCAACAACAGCGCGCCGTCGTGGTCGCCGGACGGCCGCCACCTGGCGCTGGCGCTGTCGCGCGACGGCAATACCCAGATCTACCAGGTCAACGCCGACGGCTCGGGCATCCGCCGCCTGTCGCGCAGCAGCGCCATCGACACCGAGCCGCAGTACTCGCCCGACGGCAAGAGCATCTATTTCACCAGCGACCGCGGCGGTGCGCCGCAGGTCTACCGCATGCCCGCCTCCGGCGAGGAGGGCGGCGGGGCGCAACGCGTCACCTTCAAGGGCAGCTACAACGTGAGCCCGCGGATTTCGCCGGATGGCAAGTACCTGGCGTACATCTCGCGCGGGGGCGGCTTCAAGCTGCAGCTGCAGGACCTGACCAACGGCGACGTGACGTCGCTGACCGATACGGCCAACGACGAAGCGCCGAGCTTCGCCGCCAACGGCAAGTACATCCTTTATGCCACCCGCGTGGGCGGTCGCGCGGTGCTGGCGGCGGTGTCCACTGACGGGCGTACCCGGCAGGTTCTGTCCCTCCAGTCCGGCGATGTTCGCGAGCCGTCCTGGGGTCCTTTCATGCAATAA
- the pal gene encoding peptidoglycan-associated lipoprotein Pal, with the protein MPQLMTKTLAVAALLALGACSSGVKLDDTANAGAGAAGGTGADPRAVTPVTAADPLNDPNSPLAKRSVYFDFDSYTVKADYQGMLGAHAKYLGANKGRKILIQGNTDERGTSEYNLALGQKRAEAVRRSLASMGVPDAQMEAVSLGKEKPKATGHDEASWAENRRADINY; encoded by the coding sequence ATGCCTCAACTGATGACCAAAACCCTTGCCGTTGCCGCACTGCTTGCCTTGGGCGCCTGCAGCTCCGGCGTCAAGCTCGACGATACCGCCAACGCCGGCGCCGGCGCCGCTGGCGGTACCGGTGCCGATCCGCGCGCCGTCACCCCGGTGACCGCCGCCGATCCGCTGAACGACCCGAACAGCCCGCTGGCCAAGCGCAGCGTCTACTTCGACTTCGACAGCTACACCGTCAAGGCCGACTACCAGGGCATGCTGGGCGCGCACGCCAAGTACCTGGGCGCCAACAAGGGCCGCAAGATCCTGATCCAGGGCAACACCGACGAACGCGGCACCAGCGAGTACAACCTCGCGCTGGGGCAGAAGCGCGCCGAAGCCGTGCGCCGCTCGCTGGCCTCGATGGGCGTACCCGACGCCCAGATGGAAGCCGTGAGCCTGGGCAAGGAAAAGCCCAAGGCCACCGGCCACGATGAAGCCTCGTGGGCCGAGAACCGCCGCGCGGACATCAACTACTGA
- the ybgF gene encoding tol-pal system protein YbgF: MKARVSTLLWLAAVAGGGMLPLSQAHAGVFDDDEARKAVISLRDQFNGFQATATQRIEQNSRNLLEMQNQLEGLRQEVARLRGQNEVLQNTVETLQKQQKDYYADLDARLKKFEPQQVTVEGREGIAQPGEKPEYDAALKQFQAGDFKSAGNSFSAFVKKYPQSPYLPLAQYWLGNSLYAQRDYKGSTFVLQNMVNANPTHPKVPDAMIAIANNQLESGQKAAARKTLEQVVAKYPGTEGAQAASNRLKTLK, translated from the coding sequence ATGAAAGCACGCGTTTCCACCCTGTTGTGGCTCGCCGCCGTGGCCGGCGGCGGCATGCTGCCGCTGTCGCAGGCGCATGCCGGAGTGTTCGACGATGACGAGGCCCGCAAGGCCGTCATCAGCCTGCGCGACCAGTTCAACGGTTTCCAGGCGACCGCGACCCAGCGCATCGAGCAGAACAGCCGCAACCTGCTCGAGATGCAGAACCAGCTCGAAGGCCTGCGCCAGGAAGTGGCGCGGCTGCGCGGCCAGAACGAAGTGCTGCAAAACACGGTGGAAACGCTGCAGAAGCAGCAGAAGGACTACTACGCCGACCTGGATGCGCGCCTGAAGAAATTCGAGCCGCAGCAGGTCACGGTCGAAGGCCGCGAAGGCATCGCGCAGCCGGGCGAGAAGCCCGAGTACGATGCCGCGCTCAAGCAGTTCCAGGCGGGCGATTTCAAGAGCGCGGGGAATTCTTTCTCGGCCTTCGTGAAGAAGTACCCGCAGAGCCCGTACCTGCCGCTGGCACAGTACTGGCTCGGCAACTCGCTGTACGCGCAGCGCGACTACAAGGGCTCGACCTTCGTGCTGCAGAACATGGTCAACGCCAACCCGACGCACCCCAAGGTGCCGGACGCGATGATCGCCATCGCCAACAACCAGCTCGAGTCGGGTCAGAAGGCGGCCGCGCGCAAGACGCTGGAGCAGGTGGTGGCGAAGTATCCCGGCACCGAAGGCGCGCAGGCGGCGAGCAACCGGCTCAAGACGCTGAAGTAA
- the queC gene encoding 7-cyano-7-deazaguanine synthase QueC: protein MTQRAIVLLSGGLDSATVLAMARAQGFETYALSMRYGQRHSSELEAAKRVAAALGAVRHEIVDLDLRRFGGSALTDDALEVPTDGASGGIPVTYVPARNTIMLSLALGWAEAVGGRDLFFGANAVDYSGYPDCRPEYVAAYETLANLATKAGVEGDRFRVHAPIIDMTKGEIIRAGIALGVDYSLTVSCYQADDDGRACGVCDSCRIRRAGFEAAGVPDPTRYQAAA from the coding sequence ATGACCCAACGCGCCATCGTCCTGCTGTCCGGCGGACTCGACTCCGCCACCGTCCTTGCCATGGCCCGCGCCCAGGGCTTCGAGACCTATGCGCTGTCGATGCGCTACGGCCAGCGCCATTCCTCGGAACTGGAAGCCGCCAAGCGCGTGGCCGCGGCCCTGGGCGCGGTGCGCCACGAGATCGTCGACCTCGACCTGCGCCGCTTCGGCGGCTCGGCGCTGACCGACGACGCGCTGGAGGTCCCCACCGACGGCGCCAGCGGCGGCATCCCCGTCACCTACGTGCCGGCGCGCAACACCATCATGCTGTCGCTGGCGCTCGGCTGGGCCGAGGCGGTAGGCGGGCGCGACCTCTTCTTCGGCGCCAACGCGGTCGACTATTCCGGCTACCCGGACTGTCGCCCGGAATACGTCGCGGCCTACGAGACCCTGGCCAACCTGGCGACCAAGGCCGGCGTCGAGGGCGACCGCTTCCGCGTGCATGCACCCATCATCGACATGACCAAGGGCGAGATCATCCGCGCCGGCATCGCCCTCGGCGTCGACTACAGCCTGACGGTATCGTGCTACCAGGCCGACGACGACGGCCGTGCCTGCGGCGTGTGCGATTCCTGCCGCATCCGCCGCGCCGGCTTCGAGGCCGCCGGCGTGCCCGACCCGACCCGCTACCAGGCCGCCGCCTGA
- a CDS encoding YeeE/YedE family protein: MPEIDLAALSRSVLLSTFVLTFLFGAVLQRTHFCTMGAVSDIVNMGDWSRMRMWALAIGVAMIGTGVLAWSGAIDPTKTIYAASKLAWLSALAGGLMFGFGMVLASGCGSKTLVRIGAGNLKSLVVFVFLGLSAYMTLRGVFGVVRVNTVDAVALALPTTQDLPSVLAQGTGAARGVLQLALGLALGGVLAAWALAGRGFRTFDNLLGGIGVGLIIVAMWYVSGHLGYVAEDPNTLEELFVSTNSGRMESLSFVAPYAYTLDWLMLFSDKSKVLTIGIVSVFGVIAGAAAYALATRTFRWEGFGNAEDVANHMVGGILMGAGGVTALGCTVGQGLSGVSTLALGSFIALAGILAGAVLAFRYQMWRLERMV, encoded by the coding sequence ATGCCTGAAATCGATCTTGCCGCGCTGTCGCGTTCGGTGCTGCTGAGCACCTTTGTCCTGACCTTCCTGTTCGGCGCGGTGCTGCAGCGCACGCACTTCTGCACCATGGGCGCGGTCTCGGACATCGTCAACATGGGCGACTGGAGCCGCATGCGCATGTGGGCGCTGGCGATCGGCGTGGCCATGATCGGCACCGGGGTGCTGGCCTGGAGCGGCGCGATCGACCCGACCAAGACCATCTATGCCGCCAGCAAGCTGGCCTGGCTGTCGGCGCTGGCCGGCGGGCTGATGTTCGGCTTCGGCATGGTGCTGGCCTCGGGCTGCGGCAGCAAGACGCTGGTGCGGATCGGCGCGGGCAACCTGAAGTCGCTGGTGGTGTTCGTGTTCCTGGGGTTGTCGGCCTACATGACGCTGCGCGGCGTGTTCGGCGTGGTGCGCGTCAATACCGTCGATGCGGTGGCGCTGGCGCTGCCGACCACGCAGGACCTGCCGTCGGTGCTGGCGCAGGGCACCGGTGCGGCGCGCGGCGTGCTGCAGCTGGCGCTGGGCCTGGCGCTCGGCGGCGTGCTGGCGGCGTGGGCGCTGGCGGGGCGCGGCTTCCGTACCTTCGACAACCTGCTGGGCGGCATCGGCGTGGGCCTGATCATCGTGGCGATGTGGTACGTGTCCGGCCATCTCGGCTACGTCGCCGAAGACCCCAATACGCTGGAGGAGCTGTTCGTCTCGACCAACAGCGGCCGCATGGAAAGCCTGAGCTTCGTCGCGCCGTATGCCTACACGCTGGACTGGCTGATGCTGTTCAGCGACAAGAGCAAGGTGCTGACCATCGGCATCGTCAGCGTGTTCGGCGTGATCGCCGGAGCGGCCGCCTATGCGCTGGCCACGCGCACCTTCCGCTGGGAAGGCTTCGGCAATGCCGAGGACGTCGCCAACCACATGGTCGGCGGCATCCTGATGGGCGCGGGCGGCGTCACCGCGCTGGGCTGCACGGTCGGGCAGGGGCTGTCGGGCGTGTCGACGCTGGCGCTGGGCTCGTTCATTGCGCTGGCCGGGATCCTGGCCGGGGCCGTGCTGGCGTTCCGCTACCAGATGTGGCGGCTGGAACGCATGGTGTGA